A single region of the Marinitoga hydrogenitolerans DSM 16785 genome encodes:
- the pth gene encoding aminoacyl-tRNA hydrolase yields the protein MKIIIGLGNPGPRYVFTKHNVGFLVIDRYYELNKDNFRKFEKRTFEGYYNNDIMLIKPLTYMNLSGKVLFELKNKFDSPKDLIVIYDDITLDLGKIRIRPNGSAGGHNGLKSIISVLQNIDFPRIRVGIGPKPEHIDLADYVLSEFSNEEYYKINKVIDKIIPAINLIIEGKITDAMNKFNNKDLTGDESL from the coding sequence ATGAAAATTATTATTGGTTTAGGTAATCCAGGCCCACGTTATGTTTTTACAAAGCATAACGTGGGGTTTTTGGTTATAGACAGATACTATGAATTGAATAAAGATAATTTTAGAAAGTTTGAAAAAAGAACATTTGAAGGATATTATAATAACGATATTATGTTAATAAAACCTCTTACTTATATGAACTTAAGTGGAAAGGTTTTGTTTGAATTAAAAAATAAATTTGATAGTCCAAAAGATTTAATTGTTATATATGACGACATAACTTTAGATCTTGGAAAAATAAGAATAAGACCAAATGGCTCTGCTGGAGGGCATAATGGATTAAAATCCATTATATCTGTTCTTCAAAACATAGATTTCCCAAGAATTAGAGTTGGAATAGGCCCTAAACCTGAACATATTGACTTAGCTGATTATGTATTAAGTGAATTTTCAAATGAAGAATATTATAAAATTAATAAGGTTATAGATAAAATTATACCTGCTATTAATTTAATAATAGAAGGAAAAATAACAGACGCTATGAATAAATTTAACAACAAGGATTTAACGGGAGATGAATCCTTATGA